GAATATGCCAAAGATTTGCTTGATGATTTAAATCAGGCAATAGAGCGCGCAAAGGTATGATATGCTCTACCATTCAAGCCTTGAGCTTATTGGACACACACCGCTTGTAGAGCTTTCTCACATTGTAATCCCAAACAATAATCGCATTTTTGCTAAACTTGAAAGCTTTAATCCCGCTGGTGGCGTTAAAGACAGAGTGGCTCTGCATATTCTTGAAACGCTTAAAAGTGCGGGCAAACTCACGCCAGATTCTATAATCATTGAAGCTACTGCCGGAAATATGGGACTAGGCATTGCCTTTGTCGCTCAACACTTTGGCTGCAAGGCTTTGCTCGTGGTGCCAGATAAATTCTCAATCGAAAAGCAAGTGCTTATGCGCGCGCTTGGTGCGGAGATTATCCACACGCCTAAAGAGCTAGGTATGCAAGGCGCGATTGATAAAGCAAAGGAGCTATTAGCACGCACGCCAAATGCTTTAAGCCTTAATCAATTTGAGAATCCACAAAATCCAAACGCGCATTATCTCACCACAGCAGTGGAGATTTATAATGATATGCAAACGCTCAAAGGGCATAGGGAGCATATTTTTGATTTTTTTGTGTGCGGTGCGGGTAGTGGAGGGAGCTTTAGCGGCATTATGCATTATTTAAAAGAGCAAGATAGTGCTATTCAAGGCGTGCTATGCGACCCTGTTGGTTCAATCATCGGCGGAGGTATAGAGGGCTGTGCGCATATTGAGGGGATTGGCAATAACTTTATCCCACACACTATGGATATGTCGCTAGTTAGTAGCGTGCAAAAAATAAGCGATGAGGAGGCTTATGAGGGTGTGAGAATCTTGGCGCGCAAAGAGGGATTGCTATGTGGCATTTCATCAGGAGCATGCCTGCAAGCCTGCCTCAAACTAGCCCAAACAACGCAAAATAGCCTAATTGTTACACTATTTGCCGATAGCTTAAGCCGCTATTTTAGCCGCAACTTAATTTAATGTAGAGGCAAATTTTTATATAATGGCGCTTTAATATCTTAAAAGGAGGGGTAATGAGAGGGATACTAGCATTTTTGGGAGTCTGTGTGTTGTTTGCGCATATTTATGCTAAAGATGTGCCACATAAGCAAGGAGCGAATATGACAAAGCAAGTATA
This genomic stretch from Helicobacter jaachi harbors:
- a CDS encoding PLP-dependent cysteine synthase family protein — encoded protein: MLYHSSLELIGHTPLVELSHIVIPNNNRIFAKLESFNPAGGVKDRVALHILETLKSAGKLTPDSIIIEATAGNMGLGIAFVAQHFGCKALLVVPDKFSIEKQVLMRALGAEIIHTPKELGMQGAIDKAKELLARTPNALSLNQFENPQNPNAHYLTTAVEIYNDMQTLKGHREHIFDFFVCGAGSGGSFSGIMHYLKEQDSAIQGVLCDPVGSIIGGGIEGCAHIEGIGNNFIPHTMDMSLVSSVQKISDEEAYEGVRILARKEGLLCGISSGACLQACLKLAQTTQNSLIVTLFADSLSRYFSRNLI